CACCACTGCTAACTGATGCTGACAGTGTCTCGATCACCGGCACCGGCCCATCCGCTTCCGACAAGCCGAAATCGGCCAGATCACAGGATTCCGGTGTCACATCACGCACGGTGACTTCGCGGTTCGAGCCCAACACCATGTCGGGCTCCTCGCCGGCCTCATCACCATCTCTGGAGGCCGGTGCCATCACTGCAGTACGGGTGATCAGCACCTCACCCGGCAGAACCGGCATCTGATCGGCCATCTCCCCATGAATGGCTCGGCGCGCATGGGGCACCAAACGATCCAAGGTGCGGTTTGTGTAGCAGAGGATGCGTGCGGCGTCGGGGTTGTCTTGCACCGAAGCCTCCCGCAAGGCACGCCGGGCCTGATCCAGCCACTCCCGTTGGATCAAGCTGCGCACCTGCCCTTGCGGGGAACGAATCGGCGGCAGCAGCGGTGGCATCTGGCATGGCAAACGCCCCTCCCGGAGGCCAGCGGCCAACTGGAGAACAGGGCCTTGGTGACGCACCACTTGGGTCAATGTGGCGGAACAAGACCGTTGCATTGCAAAGACGGGGCTGTTCGGCTCACCAACCGGTGGCAATTGGGCTGGGTCACCAACGAACACCAGCCGGGTCTTGAACGGATGAGCGCACTGCAGAGCAATTCCAAGCAGGGTGCTGTCGACCATGGAGGCTTCATCAATCAGCACCAAACCCAGGTTCTCAAGGGCGAAGGCCGTCTGCTCCGTGGGTTCACAGAGTTCAGCGTCTGCAGATCGTTTGAGCTTGAGACGCAGCAAACGATGAATTGTTGATGGATACCAGGTGGGTTGGAGACCCTCCAACTCCAGTGCTTGGCGCAAGACGCCCACCGCTTTGTGGGTGGGGGCCACGACGGTCCAACACAGACCGCTGGCCTCCACCTGGCGCAGCAAGCGCATGGAGAGGAAGGTCTTGCCGCTGCCGGCAAAACCACTGAGCACGAAGGGGGTGCCATCAACGGGCTGTTGGAGCCAGGCCGCAAAGGCCTCGGCCGCTGCCTGCTGATCAGCGGTGAGATCCGCGGCGGCGGTCACCCCAGCCCAGCTCCAAGACGGACCACCAGATGCAGCGGTGATCCCACAAACTCCAAGCCCGGCAGAGCAATGGCGGGCCCCATCAGGCTGCCCACCAGCACCTGCAGCCGGCTGTGGCCAAGGCTTTCCTTGAGGGGTCTCTCCAGAGCGTCCGGCCAGAGCGAATCAGGCAGGCCATTGACCCGTTCCGCCGTCAGCCCGGCAGCACGCCGAATGCCACTGGCGTCGTACATCACGACGAACGCCACTATCGCCGCAAGGGCGAAGAGGGGGTGATCAAAGCCCAGGGTCCAGCCCACACAGGCCGCCGTGCCTGTGACCAGGGCGGAGTGGCTCGACGGCATGCCGCCGGTTTCGATCAGCACCTCCGGACGCCAACGGCGGTGCAGGAGCAACTCAAGGACCAGCTTCGACAGCTGGGCGACGCCACAAGCCATCAAGCCCCAGGTGAGCGAACTGTTGTCGAAAAACTCCCGCAGAACCGCATGGGAGGGCGTGGCGTCGATCATCGGTCGCGGCTGGTGATGAAGTCGGCCAAGGCGAGCAGGGGAATGGCCTTCTCAGCCCAGGGTTGAAGGGCCGCTTTTGCTTCGTTGACCAACGCGTCAGCCCTGTGGCGGGATTCTTCTAACCCCAGAAGCTTGGGATAGGTGGTCTTATCGGCGATGAGATCTTTGCCGGCGGTTTTGCCCAACACCTCGCTGCTGGCGGTGATATCGAGAATGTCGTCAATGATCTGGAACGCCAAGCCGATGCCCCGCGCGTAGATGCGTAGGGCCTTGATCAGCGCATCATCGGCGCCGCCAATCATGGCCCCAGTAATGACACAAGCGCTCAACAGGGCGCCCGTTTTGTGGAGGTGGATGTACTCGAGGGTTTCAAGATCCACCTCCTTTCCTTCGCTTTCCAGATCCACCACCTGGCCGCCCACCAGACCTGGCGCACCGGCCACCAACGACAGTTCTCCCACCACCTTGAGCAGACGCTCAGCCGGAACATCCGGACTGCGCAGAGCCACCATTTCAAAGGCTCGGGTCAGCAGTGCATCACCCGCAAGGATGGCAACGGCTTCGCCGTACACCTTGTGATTGGTGGGACGACCACGCCGCAGGTCGTCGTCATCCATGGCCGGCAGGTCGTCATGGATCAACGACATGGTGTGGATCATTTCCAGCGCCACCGCCGTGGGCAGAGCCTGCTTCGCCTCGCCCCCGGCCAAGTCGCAGGCGGCGAGGCAGAGGATGGGACGCAATCGCTTTCCACCAGCAAGCAGCGAATAGCGCATCGCTTCCCTGAGGGACTCCGGCCTTTCAGGACCTAGGGATCCATCAAGTGCCGTTTCCACCAGCTCTTTGGCCTTGCCGAGATAGGCCTTGAAATCAAACTCGGCGCTCATGGGTGGACCCTGGCTGGCGGGATTCTCTCAGGCCGAGTTCTTCATACCGAGAGGGACCCAGTCCATGGGATGGGGTGTTCGCATCTCACGTCCCTTCCCCGGCGCCGTGGTGATGGCCAGGTCGTAGGAGACCGAATAGCGGGGGCCACTTCCCTCATAGGGGAGCACCCGATGGCGCAAATCCGAAGGAAAAACCAACAGCCGGTGGGGCATCGGCGCGAACACACCGCCGGAGACGGCAGCGTCGCGGTAAGGAATCGCCATCACATGGCTGAAGTAATCGTCCGGCGCCTCAAATTCCAACTCGCCACTCTCGTTCGCCGGATCTGTCAACACATAGAACACGGCACTCAACTGAGCATTGCGATGGCTGTGCAGATCAACCGTTCCGCCGTTCCTCGCACACACCACGGGCCAGGCCTTTTGAATGTGGGCGACGAGGCCGTGATCGTTCCCTAGGAGCGCACAGAGATAGTCAGACACGCGCTCGGCCAACTGCCCGTTCAGCCACTGGAACGCATCCATCCGATGCAACTGATCCAGGCCGGCATGGCCCAACAAATCTCCGGTGAGGTTGTTGCGATCGCTGAACTCAGGGTGCTGATACACCTGTGCATCGAACTGTTCAAGCTGCTGCTGCATGGCTGCGGCCGTCGCGGCATCCGGTTCAAGATCCACCTGCAAAACAGGTGTTGGGAACAGCCAGTGCAGCGCCATGGAGTCGATCAGGGCACGAGATCGCCCAAATCATGGTCAAGGTTGTGGCGTCTGCACCAGGCCACCACGGTGTTCACCAGAAGCATCGTCACCGTCATGGGGCCCACACCCCCTGGAACAGGGGATAGCGCACCAGCGATCGATTCGATTTCACCGGCGCGAACATCACCGCAGAGGCCGCCTTCAGGCTTGCGGTGGATGCCGACATCCACGACTGCCGCACCCGGCCGCACGTGGTCTGCACCGATGAACGCAGGACGCCCAGCCGCCACAACAAGGATGTCGGCCTCCCGAGTGTGGGCCGACAGATCTGCCGTACGGGAATGGGCAATGGTGACGGTGGCATTGGCGGCCTGAAGCATCAAGGCCATCGGCTGTCCCACAAGAATGCTGCGCCCGATCACCACAGCGCGCTTGCCCGCCGGATCAATGCCGTTGCTGCGAAGCAACGCCATCACCCCTGCGGGGGTGCAGCTGCGCGGGCCAGGTTCTCCCTTGAGCAGCCGTCCGAGATTGAGCGTGTGCAGACCATCTGCATCCTTTTCAGGATCAATGGCCATCAGCAACGGCCCCTCATCCAGGCCGGCCGGAAGCGGAAGCTGCAGAAGGATGCCGTCCACTTCAGAGTTGGCATTCAGCCGTTCGATGGTCTGAAGCACCACCGACGGAGGCGTGTCACCGGGGAGGTGATCGCCAAAGCTGGCCACACCGATCCGTGCACAGGCCTTTTCCTTGTTGGCAACGTAGACAGCGCTAGCGGGGTCATCGCCAACACGCAGTACCGCCAAGCCAGGCGGTCGCCCCGCCGCGGCCAGACGCCGTTCGATCAGGGTTTGAAGACGCTGCTCCACATCCCTTGCCAGCACCTTGCCGTCCAAACGCAGGGCCATGGCATCTCAATGCACTCCGTCCAGCATGCCCTCTGGAGAGAGCTAGCGTTAACGCGCTACAGGGTCCTTTTTGGTTCGCGTTCCACGGCTGAGCAGCCTCTGGAGGAACTGGCTGCGGCTCGAAGGCCCAGGGGGACGCCTGCTGCGCTGGACACGGCTGCAGACGCTCGTTGTTCTCCTGCTGTGCCTTTCCGTGGCCGCAGCCTCCAGCCTGCCCTGGCTGATCAAACCGAAACTCCAACCCGGATCGCTGGCCCCGTTTGAAGCCATCGCTCCAAAAGATGCCCTGGTGCAGGACAGCACCGCCCTCGAGCAGCAGCGCGCCTCCCTGGTGGCGCGATCGGTGGTGCAGGTCATTGATCCAGAGCAGACCCAACAACTCAAACAACGGCTCGAACAGCAACTGCTGCAGCTCCAGGAGATCACCAACACCGGTTCAGGGGCCCGGATCGGGCCGGTGAACCTGTCTGACGCTGAGAAGAGATGGCTGGAGCAACGCAGCGAACAGGACCATCTGGCCTGGGATGAAGCGGTGCGCAGCACCGCAGAGCGCATGCTCAGTCAAGGACTGGTGAGCAATCTGGCCGTTGAGCAATTGCGCCAGGCCGCTGACCTGCAACTGAACGCCATCGCAATGCAGGAGCCGGCGTCGCGATCCCTGGCTGGCAAGGTGCTCACCAGCTCCCTACGCGGCAGCAGCAACCTGCGCACTGACCCGAACCTGAGCAAACAGCTGATCGAGGAACAGCTGACCAAACAGGCCATCCCCACCATTCAAGTGCGCAAGGGGGATCTGATCACCCGGAAGGGCGAACCGATCAGTCCCCAGGCCTATGACGTGCTCGATTATTTCGGCCGCGTGCGCCGCGAACCCCAACCGTTGATTTGGTTTCAGCGGTTCGTCGAAGCCGCTGCAGGCTGCGCGGTGATGCTGTTGGTGATGCGTCGCGAACGACCTGGCCTTGAGGTACGCCACGCCCTGCTGGCTGTGGGACTGCTTCTCCTGGTGCAGGTCGCCAAGCTCTGGTTCAAGGGAACCGTCAGCCCTCTTGCCGTTCTGGTTCCACCCACCCTGGTGCTGGCTGAGGGCCTCGGCACCGGCTGCGGGTTGGTCTGGATGGGTGTTGCCGCGCTGCTCTGGCCTGAACCCGTGCAGGGTCTGGGCGACGGTCGCCTCCTCGTGGCAGCAACAGTCGCTGCAACTGGGGCCTTGATTGCAGGGCGTCAGCGCAGCCGCGGACAGCTCCTACAACTGACGGTGCTGCTTCCAATCAGCGCGCTTGTTGGACAGTGGCTGCTGCTGCAACTGCAGCCCTTCACTGGTCTGCGTCTCTGGGGAAGCCTCAATCCCAGCCTGGATGAACTGGCCACCGACGCCCTTTTGCTCGGGATTCTGCTGATGCTCAGCCTGCTGCTGATCCCGATACTCGAAGGGTCCTTTGGACTGCTGACCCGGGCGCGGCTGCTTGAGCTGGCGGATCAAGAACGGCCTCTGCTGCGCCGCCTCTCCTGCGAAGCCCCAGGAACGTTTGAACACACCCTGATGATCTGCGGCCTTGCCGAGGAAGGGGCACGGGCCATCGGTGCGGATGTGGATCTGATCCGAACCGGATCGCTCTATCACGACGTAGGCAAACTGCACGCGCCGGACTGGTTCATCGAAAACCAGAAAGATGGCCCCAATCCCCATGACGCGCTCGACGACCCCCAGGCAAGCGCAGCGGTTCTTCAAGCCCATGTGGATGAAGGTCTCAAGCTGGCGCGGCGCCACCGCCTACCCAGGCCCATCGCCGATTTCATCCCTGAACATCAGGGCACGTTGAAGATGGGGTACTTCTTTCACAAGGCCCAGGAGCGCGGTGAGGCGGTTGAGGAACGCCGCTTCCGATACAAGGGCCCCGAACCCCGATCCAAAGAGACCGCCATCTTGATGCTGGCGGACGGATGTGAGGCAGCGTTGCGATCACTTCCTCCCGACACGTCAGATGCGCAGGCGGTGGACACGGTGCGTCGAATCGTGGAGTCACGGCAGCGGGATGGACAACTGCGCAAAAGCAGCCTCGACCGCGGCGAAGTGGAATTGGTGATCCGTGCCTTCGTGCAAGTGTGGCGACGGATGCGCCATCGCCGCATTCCTTATCCAATCCCGGCCCGGCGTTGATCAGCGAACCGTTGATCAGCGCGCAACAATTTTGCGCTGGAGCACAACGGCCGCGGGAAGAAGGGTGATCAAGTTGGCGACCAGCACCGGGCCATCCTTGACCAGCAAGCCGTAAAGCGACCAAAGCGCAACGCCACTGGTGAACAGGGCGTACATCCCCAACGAGATCGCCTTCGTGTCACCACTGCGCAGCGTCTTGAGGGCCTGCGGAAAGAAGCTGGCCGTTGTGAGGCCAGCGGCCAGGTAGCCAACGAGTTCAGAACTCAGTCGCAAAGGGAACCTCCTGAGAAATCAAACGGACGCGTCGGTGAGTGAAGGGATGCCGAAAGCTCAACGCCTGGGCATGGAGATGCAACCTGCACGAACGAACAGCATCCCCATAGATGGGATCACCAACGATGGGATGTCCCAGTTCGGCCAAATGGGCCCGCAGCTGATGGGAGCGCCCCGTGAGCGGGCGCAGCCAGACCCGCGTGCCGTGGGTACAAGCAGCGCAGACTCTCCAAAGGGTTAACGCCAGACGTCCCTCGGGATGGCTGCCGTAGCGCGGGGGGTGGCGTGACAGTCGTGCCAAAGGGCTGGCAATACAGCCGCGGCCATGGAGATCCCCCTCAACATCGGCCAAGTACAACTTGTTGATCCGACGTTCGGCAAACAGGGCACTGAGCCGCCGTAGAGCATCGGCACTCCTGGCCAGCAACAGCACACCCGAGGTGTCGCGATCCAAGCGGTGGACCAGTCGCAGGCCTTGCTCCTTGCGCTGCAACCGGGTGATCACGGAGTCGTGTTGATCTGGCCCGAGGCCCGGCTGCGTCAGAAGGCCGGAGGGCTTATCAACCACCATCAGCCAGCGGTCCAGCATCAGCAGCTTCAAGGGGACAGTCGCTTGGCACAGTGTTTTTCAAACAAGGCGACCACCTGGCTGGGCGGCAGAACCTGAATCAGCCGGGCTTCTGCCTCAACGTGATGCTCGCTGGTGTGATACAGCTGCAACTCATGAAAAATACCCGGCTCAAGGCGTCGGGCCTCCGCCATGTTTTTGTTCAGCAACGCCGCGGGCATTAGGTTTCCGCCCTTGCACGACTGCATCACATGGGCTGATTCATGGGCCAGAACAATCCAAACAACAGAAGGATCGTCGGGAAGGTTGTTGCCACACATCAAGAGGGCCTGCTTGCCCTCATGAAAGGCCCCCAATAAACCCCCAGGACAGTCGCGCGCCACCAGCGCATTGACACCCGCCCGCTGCAGAAGCCGCAGGTAACTGGAGATGCGATCCCACGTTGATGCCTGAACCGCACCACCCGTCAGGTGCATGACCAACAAAGCCAACAACACACCCCCGAAACCTCGACGCATGGGGCAGGGCAGCGCTGAACAATCTCATTGATCCCAAAAGCGACTCAATTCGAGTCAAAACCCACCGGGGATCTATAGATTTTCAATCACCGAGGAGCTTCTCGACGGACGTGACCTTCTCCGCGAACGACTGCTGCCGATCAGTGCGGGTGTTGAGCTTGAGGGTTGTGTAGAGCCGTGGGGCTCCCATGCCGTGCAACTCAACGTGACAGGCACGCACACAGGCCATGACCTCTTCCCATGGCCCTTCGATCGCGGTCCCATTGGGACCCAGCTGATGCGCAAGGCCCGCGGCAGCGATCACCCGTTCACAGGCTGCGACATAGGGGGAAAGACTGACACCAACGCCGATGGGCACAACGCAGAGATCAACGCTGACCCACATCAGTCCACCATCACGCTGGATTGGCTCAAACAGCTGACCGGATAGTCAATGGTGCGCCAACTGCCGCTGTCGGTTCGTACTTCAACTGCAATTCCTTGCTGTCCCATCGAACAGCGTGATCCTTGCCCCGTGCACCAATCGCTGGCCTCGGCGAGGGCCAGTTCCAATGTGTCGTAAGGGGCATCGAGCACCGGATGAGGCTGACCGTCAAGGCCAACCAACCGGTAGCGGGAGCGATGTTTGGCCATCGCGATCCAATCCCGGAAGTGTCACCATTCTCCCATGTTCATGGCCCCGCGTCATCCACACACTGGAGCCAACAACATGGCGGCAACGACATGAGTGAGCAGCTGCAGCAGGCATACAACACCTTGATGGCCAAGGCGCCGGGGGCAGCGTTTCAGAAAGCTCGCGCCCTGTATCTCAACAAATATCCACTTCCCCAAGCTGACAGCAAGGGCCCGCTGCGTCTTTACGTCTGCGATGAGCAGCTTCAGGAATCGGTTCAGCCCGCCAACGACGGCCACCCGAATCACCGTTTGGCCATTCTCCAGTCACGGCCGGGGCAATTGGCCGTGGTGCACTGGCAACAGCCACATCCTCCTGAGACGGAGCAACTCCGCAGCTACCTCCAAAACACCTGGGATCTCAACCCGGACGACCTGAAGATCACTCCCCTCAGTGCCCCCTGGTTCCGTGACGGCGGTCATCAGAGCCGCTTTGCAGCACCCGTTGGACTGGGCTGGCAACAACAAACCCTATTAACTCTTCAGGAGGGAAAAGAAAAGTAATTCCGCAGATCGCAGCAGGCTGCCAGAACGCACCGCTAGCGAACAGTTAGAGCCCCTACTCAGCAAATGCTCACCAAGTACGCCGAACGCTACGTGCTGCGGACCTCCTCAGCTGGCGGTTACCTCGGCGTCAATGCCGTTGATCAACACATCGAGCAGCAGCCTTCCCTGGACAAGGCCTGGATTTTCCACACCCACGATGGTGCCGTCACCCACGCCCGCTGGATTGGAGAAGTGCACGGCGAAACACCGGACGTCGTGAAACTGGATCAATGAAACGAGAAGTGTTGCCGGTCAGCCGTTGATGAAATTGCGGAGCCGACGCGCTTCCGAGGCCTGATCCTGCTGAAGCTCCGCTGCCGTTCTGACGCGATGTTCACGCTGCTGTGCTGCAAAGACATCAGCCTCGGTCAAGACGTATCCGCGCTCGGCAGCGAGTGCAAGAAACCGCTCAAGATCCATGGGCTGCGCCAAGGCCTTGGCCAGACCAGGATCGCTGTCCCGAAGGGTCAGAAATTGATCCAGATCGTCGAGAGACATCACACAGCTCTTGTTGGAACATCCCATTCAAGTCAGCATCAGCCTGAATCGGGAGGTCGCATGCTGTTGAAACTGATCAGCGGCGGCAGCCTCGCTCTTGTGAGTGTTCTCGTCGTCACGCTGCTCAAGGGCTTGCAACTGCAGGATCAACGCATCCATGCGCTGCAAGAACGGATCCATCAGCTGGAGCAACAAACACCAGACCATGCCCACAGCGACCTGCTCAGCCAACAGATGGGCCTGATGCAGGAACGCATGAATGCCTTTGCAGCCATGCGTTCCTCCCTCAACTCATCCCTTCACAGCATCCCCGCTGGCATTGGGCAGGATGAAGCGCTGCAACAGGACGAACAACAACAACACCGGCAGGATTGACACCACCGATCCGGCGGCAACAATCCGCCAATCCAGCGAAAAGCTGCTGGACAGCTGCTGCAGGCCCAAAGGGAGCGTGTACAGCGATGGGTCGTCAAGAATCACCAGTGGCCAGAGGAAGTCACTCCAGGTGCCGATGAACACGAACATCGCCAGAGTGATGAGATCTGCTTTGGCGGCAGGGATCATTACGTTCCACCATTCCCCCAAGCGACTGCAGCCATCGATCCGTGCCGCCTCCTCGAGTTCCTTGGGTACACCGAGAAAGCTTTGGCGCAGAAGATAAAGACCGAAGGCTGTGGCCGCCTGCGGGATCACCAAGGCCAGCAAGGTGTTGCGCAACCCCAACTGAACCATCAGCAGATACAGCGGAATCATCACCACCTGAAAGGGAATCAGGATCGTGGCCACCACGAGGGCCAGCACGACGCCTCTGCCCGCGAAGCGAAGCCGGGCCAGGGGGTAAGCGGCTAGAGAGCAGAACAACAGGTTGGCCAGCACAGCCAACCCACTCACAACGGTGCTGTTGAACAGATAGGTGGTGAGGGGATTGTCTTGAAACAGGCGGATGTAGGCATCCACGCTGGGGGCTGAGGGCAGTAACGCAGGCGGACTGCTGAAGATATCTTCGGCCGGCCCCTTCAAGGAGGTGCTCACCAACCAGAGCAGAGGGGTGAGCACCAGAAGAGCCAGAAGGATCAGCAGCACCAGCTGGAGGGCCCGTGCGATGGAGGTACGCATGGCTTCTGCTCTAGAGCGTCGGTCGGGCCTCCAGAACAACAGGATCCTTCTGAGGATGCAATGACTGACGTTCCTGACCGGCCACCAGACGATTGAGGGCATTGACGAAGGCCATCGCCGCAGCCACCACGACATCGGTGTCGGCAGCGTGACCGGAATACAAAGCACCGTCGCGGCGCAGACGAATGGTCACGTCGCCCATCGCATCGATGCCCTCCGTCACGGACTTAACCGAAAATTCAATCAACTCATTGGGAACACCAGCCAGGTCGTTCAGGGCACGACACACGGCATCCACCGGACCGGTCCCGACCGCAGAACCTGTTGTCTCACTGCCTTCTTCGTCCAACAGCGTGACGGTGGCGGTGGGGCGGAGGCTGCTTCCGCAGCTGACCTGAACCAGTTTCAACTGGAAGCGGGCTTCAGGCTGCTGCACCTGTTCGCTGACAATCGCCTCCAAATCACGGTCCGTGATCTCGCGCTTGCGATCAGCGAGCTCCTTGAAACGGGCAAATGCCTCATCGAGATCGTCGCGGGTGAGGTCATAACCCAGTTCCTCCAGACGGGCGCGGACGGCACTGCGACCACTGAGCTTGCCGAGGGAGATGCGGTTGTCAGACAACCCCACGGTCTTGGCATCGATGATTTCGTAGGTCAGCCGGTTCTTGAGCACACCATCCTGGTGAATGCCGGATTCGTGGGCGAAGGCGTTCGCACCGACGATGGCTTTGTTGGGCTGAACAACCATTCCGGTGAGATTCGAGACCAGCCGTGAGGTCTTGGTCAGCTCTTCGGTGCGCACAGCCGTCAGCGGCGTGGGACTTTCCTCATCCCGTCCAAAGAACGGGTTGTAGTAGCGCCGCCGCACATGCAATGCCATCACCAACTCCTCGAGGGATGCATTGCCGGCGCGTTCACCGATGCCATTGATCGTGCATTCGAGCTGACGGGCGCCGTTCTTGACCGCTTCGAGGAAATTCGCCACCGCCAGGCCGAGATCGTTGTGGCCATGCACCGAGATCACCGCATCAGCGATGTTGGGCACGTGCTGATTGATGCCCGCGATCAGAGCCCCGAACTCCGACGGCGTGGTGTAGCCGACAGTGTCGGGAATGTTGATCGTGGTGGCGCCAGCGGCAATCGCCGCCTCAATCACTTCGTAGAGAAACTCCGGATCACTTCGGCCAGCGTCCTCACAGGAGAATTCGACGTCTTCCACCAGCGAGCGGGCATAGCTCACCATCTCGGGAACGATGCCCAGCACATCAGCACGGCTTTTGCGCAGCTTGTGCTCGAGGTGAATGTCGCTGGTGGCGATAAAGGTGTGAATCCGGCGACGCGGCGCCGGTGCAACGGCATCGGCACAGGCCTTGATGTCTGCCCTCGAAGCACGGGCCAGACCGCAAATAATCGGACCGTTGTCACCACCCACCTGCTGGGCAATCCGCTGGACAGCGGAAAAATCACCGGGACTGGCGAAAGGGAATCCAGCCTCGATCACATCCACGCCGAGCCGAGCCAGCTGCTGGGCAATGGCCAGCTTCTCCTCAAGATTGAGGCTTGCCCCCGGAGACTGCTCACCATCCCGCAGGGTGGTGTCAAAAATCAGGACGCGACCGGGGTCCTTGGCCATGGAAGGGGCTCCAGTGGAGGTCTTAGTCGGAATGACTATGAGTTAACTCATCTTAGTTCAGGCATGGAGATGGAATCGGATTAAATTCAGCCACCGTTTGGGCTTGTTCGTGACCAAAGGCGCTGTCGCCCTGGTGTTGCATGCCCATCTGCCCTACGTGCGATCGGCAAAACCGGGCTCTCTTGAAGAGGACTGGTTTTTCCAGGCACTGATCGAGTGCTATTTGCCCCTTCTCGAAGCACTGGAAGAGGCCAGCTCAGACCCCAATCAACACCCCAAGCTCACCATCGGTTTATCGCCGACGCTGCTGTCGCTGCTGAGTGATCAAGACCTCAAGCAACGCTTTCCCCAGTGGCTGAACGACAGACTCGCTCTGCTCCCCAAGGCGGATCCTGCGCTCCGCGATGGTGCCGAGCATCTGGCGGCGGCCATCAAGCGACACAAAAGGGCATGGCAAGACTGCGATGGTGACCTGATCCAGCGCT
The Synechococcus sp. PROS-U-1 DNA segment above includes these coding regions:
- a CDS encoding ATP-dependent RecD-like DNA helicase, with protein sequence MTAAADLTADQQAAAEAFAAWLQQPVDGTPFVLSGFAGSGKTFLSMRLLRQVEASGLCWTVVAPTHKAVGVLRQALELEGLQPTWYPSTIHRLLRLKLKRSADAELCEPTEQTAFALENLGLVLIDEASMVDSTLLGIALQCAHPFKTRLVFVGDPAQLPPVGEPNSPVFAMQRSCSATLTQVVRHQGPVLQLAAGLREGRLPCQMPPLLPPIRSPQGQVRSLIQREWLDQARRALREASVQDNPDAARILCYTNRTLDRLVPHARRAIHGEMADQMPVLPGEVLITRTAVMAPASRDGDEAGEEPDMVLGSNREVTVRDVTPESCDLADFGLSEADGPVPVIETLSASVSSGDLDLTLRLQPPLGSVGRQELDAVMQRLRKQARDAGKKNGRAIWRQYFLIRDAFASLGPAAVLTVHRSQGSSFGDVFVAPDVFRADPSIRQQLCYVAVSRARTGVWLLGGETSSELRSSWQREFDNGKERN
- a CDS encoding divergent PAP2 family protein, whose translation is MIDATPSHAVLREFFDNSSLTWGLMACGVAQLSKLVLELLLHRRWRPEVLIETGGMPSSHSALVTGTAACVGWTLGFDHPLFALAAIVAFVVMYDASGIRRAAGLTAERVNGLPDSLWPDALERPLKESLGHSRLQVLVGSLMGPAIALPGLEFVGSPLHLVVRLGAGLG
- the crtE gene encoding geranylgeranyl diphosphate synthase CrtE — translated: MSAEFDFKAYLGKAKELVETALDGSLGPERPESLREAMRYSLLAGGKRLRPILCLAACDLAGGEAKQALPTAVALEMIHTMSLIHDDLPAMDDDDLRRGRPTNHKVYGEAVAILAGDALLTRAFEMVALRSPDVPAERLLKVVGELSLVAGAPGLVGGQVVDLESEGKEVDLETLEYIHLHKTGALLSACVITGAMIGGADDALIKALRIYARGIGLAFQIIDDILDITASSEVLGKTAGKDLIADKTTYPKLLGLEESRHRADALVNEAKAALQPWAEKAIPLLALADFITSRDR
- a CDS encoding TIGR02466 family protein is translated as MALHWLFPTPVLQVDLEPDAATAAAMQQQLEQFDAQVYQHPEFSDRNNLTGDLLGHAGLDQLHRMDAFQWLNGQLAERVSDYLCALLGNDHGLVAHIQKAWPVVCARNGGTVDLHSHRNAQLSAVFYVLTDPANESGELEFEAPDDYFSHVMAIPYRDAAVSGGVFAPMPHRLLVFPSDLRHRVLPYEGSGPRYSVSYDLAITTAPGKGREMRTPHPMDWVPLGMKNSA
- the folD gene encoding bifunctional methylenetetrahydrofolate dehydrogenase/methenyltetrahydrofolate cyclohydrolase FolD yields the protein MALRLDGKVLARDVEQRLQTLIERRLAAAGRPPGLAVLRVGDDPASAVYVANKEKACARIGVASFGDHLPGDTPPSVVLQTIERLNANSEVDGILLQLPLPAGLDEGPLLMAIDPEKDADGLHTLNLGRLLKGEPGPRSCTPAGVMALLRSNGIDPAGKRAVVIGRSILVGQPMALMLQAANATVTIAHSRTADLSAHTREADILVVAAGRPAFIGADHVRPGAAVVDVGIHRKPEGGLCGDVRAGEIESIAGALSPVPGGVGPMTVTMLLVNTVVAWCRRHNLDHDLGDLVP
- a CDS encoding HDIG domain-containing metalloprotein; the encoded protein is MVRVPRLSSLWRNWLRLEGPGGRLLRWTRLQTLVVLLLCLSVAAASSLPWLIKPKLQPGSLAPFEAIAPKDALVQDSTALEQQRASLVARSVVQVIDPEQTQQLKQRLEQQLLQLQEITNTGSGARIGPVNLSDAEKRWLEQRSEQDHLAWDEAVRSTAERMLSQGLVSNLAVEQLRQAADLQLNAIAMQEPASRSLAGKVLTSSLRGSSNLRTDPNLSKQLIEEQLTKQAIPTIQVRKGDLITRKGEPISPQAYDVLDYFGRVRREPQPLIWFQRFVEAAAGCAVMLLVMRRERPGLEVRHALLAVGLLLLVQVAKLWFKGTVSPLAVLVPPTLVLAEGLGTGCGLVWMGVAALLWPEPVQGLGDGRLLVAATVAATGALIAGRQRSRGQLLQLTVLLPISALVGQWLLLQLQPFTGLRLWGSLNPSLDELATDALLLGILLMLSLLLIPILEGSFGLLTRARLLELADQERPLLRRLSCEAPGTFEHTLMICGLAEEGARAIGADVDLIRTGSLYHDVGKLHAPDWFIENQKDGPNPHDALDDPQASAAVLQAHVDEGLKLARRHRLPRPIADFIPEHQGTLKMGYFFHKAQERGEAVEERRFRYKGPEPRSKETAILMLADGCEAALRSLPPDTSDAQAVDTVRRIVESRQRDGQLRKSSLDRGEVELVIRAFVQVWRRMRHRRIPYPIPARR
- a CDS encoding SemiSWEET family sugar transporter; translation: MRLSSELVGYLAAGLTTASFFPQALKTLRSGDTKAISLGMYALFTSGVALWSLYGLLVKDGPVLVANLITLLPAAVVLQRKIVAR
- a CDS encoding RluA family pseudouridine synthase, which produces MLDRWLMVVDKPSGLLTQPGLGPDQHDSVITRLQRKEQGLRLVHRLDRDTSGVLLLARSADALRRLSALFAERRINKLYLADVEGDLHGRGCIASPLARLSRHPPRYGSHPEGRLALTLWRVCAACTHGTRVWLRPLTGRSHQLRAHLAELGHPIVGDPIYGDAVRSCRLHLHAQALSFRHPFTHRRVRLISQEVPFATEF
- a CDS encoding MTH1187 family thiamine-binding protein, which produces MWVSVDLCVVPIGVGVSLSPYVAACERVIAAAGLAHQLGPNGTAIEGPWEEVMACVRACHVELHGMGAPRLYTTLKLNTRTDRQQSFAEKVTSVEKLLGD
- a CDS encoding Nif11-like leader peptide family natural product precursor, with the translated sequence MSLDDLDQFLTLRDSDPGLAKALAQPMDLERFLALAAERGYVLTEADVFAAQQREHRVRTAAELQQDQASEARRLRNFING